From the genome of Thermogutta terrifontis, one region includes:
- a CDS encoding glycoside hydrolase family 127 protein, translated as MRQVILGMVTCGLILGALGTLRAARAAESVSPRRLTIVPFTAVHVEDEFWAPRIRTNRERSIPHNLKWCEETGRISNFAKAAGLMEGKFEGIYFNDSDVYKVLEGASYALAQQPDPQLEKEVDRIIGLIAAAQRPDGYLNTYYTLTGLDKRWTNLPVMHELYCAGHLFEAAVAHYRATGKRTFLDVAIKLADHIDSIFGPGKKYGVPGHEEIELALVKLYEVTGEKRYLDLAKFFIDERGNTTHRQSYGPYCQDHLPVRQQSEIVGHAVRAMYLYSGVADVAAYTGDPELMAAMDRIWKDVTLRKMYITGGIGARHEGEAFGEAYELPNESAYCETCAAIGLVLWAYRLGLMHGDAQYADVLERTLYNGVLSGVALDGEHFFYVNPLASAGDHHRQPFFGCACCPTNVVRLIPSVPGYVYAVRPAQGDHPAELFVNLYIGGEAKIDLGLPQPVNIRQKTRYPWDGRVELTISPPSEAEWTLRLRIPSWCREATVAVNDEPAAPVVLSQLDRGYYLVRRKWKDGDKITLNLAMPVERIEAHPKVLADRGRVAVQRGPIVYCLEAVDNGFDVRSAVLARDPQFEIEFRPDLLGGIVVIKGTAADGRRLTFVPYHLWDHRDPGPMVVWVRQAGKPRHPDPNDPSWEGRLYRPLDPASLTGDETLTATEAARPSASHCWRNDSVEALNDGIEPKDSNDHSIPRFTWWDHRGTQEWVQYDWDKPVAVKGVRVYWFDDEPRGGHCRLPASWRILYRKGETWVPVNVPGSLPVVKNGWSEVQFEPVETTGLRLEVQLQPTWSGGILEWQVIEAR; from the coding sequence ATGCGGCAAGTGATTTTGGGAATGGTTACCTGCGGACTCATCCTGGGGGCGTTGGGAACGCTCAGGGCCGCTCGGGCTGCGGAATCCGTGAGTCCGCGCCGATTGACGATCGTCCCTTTCACGGCCGTCCATGTGGAGGACGAATTCTGGGCACCCCGAATCCGGACCAATCGGGAACGATCCATCCCACACAATTTGAAATGGTGTGAGGAGACAGGGCGGATTTCTAATTTCGCCAAGGCTGCCGGACTCATGGAGGGAAAATTTGAGGGCATCTATTTCAATGACTCGGACGTTTATAAGGTCCTGGAGGGGGCTTCCTATGCCCTGGCCCAGCAACCGGATCCGCAGTTGGAAAAAGAGGTGGACCGGATCATCGGGCTGATCGCAGCGGCCCAACGGCCGGATGGCTACCTCAATACTTATTACACGCTGACCGGCCTTGACAAACGATGGACCAATCTGCCGGTTATGCACGAGCTGTACTGTGCGGGTCATCTATTTGAGGCTGCTGTCGCCCATTATCGCGCCACCGGAAAGCGAACGTTTCTGGACGTGGCGATCAAGCTGGCAGACCACATTGACAGCATTTTTGGTCCGGGAAAGAAGTACGGTGTTCCCGGCCATGAGGAAATCGAGCTGGCACTTGTCAAACTCTATGAGGTGACCGGCGAAAAGCGATATTTAGACCTGGCGAAATTTTTCATCGACGAACGTGGGAATACCACGCATCGGCAATCCTACGGCCCATATTGTCAGGATCATCTGCCTGTTCGGCAGCAGAGCGAGATTGTTGGGCACGCCGTTCGCGCGATGTACCTTTACTCGGGGGTGGCGGACGTCGCTGCATACACCGGGGATCCCGAACTTATGGCGGCAATGGACCGCATTTGGAAGGACGTCACTCTCCGCAAGATGTACATTACCGGAGGAATTGGGGCACGTCATGAGGGCGAAGCGTTCGGCGAGGCCTATGAACTGCCCAATGAGTCCGCTTATTGCGAGACCTGTGCCGCTATCGGGCTTGTATTGTGGGCGTATCGACTGGGGCTGATGCACGGCGACGCTCAATATGCTGACGTTTTGGAGAGAACGCTGTACAACGGTGTGCTCTCCGGGGTGGCGCTGGATGGCGAACATTTCTTCTATGTCAATCCGCTGGCATCGGCTGGCGACCATCACCGGCAGCCGTTCTTCGGTTGTGCTTGCTGTCCCACCAATGTGGTTCGCCTCATTCCCTCGGTGCCGGGCTATGTCTATGCGGTTCGGCCTGCCCAGGGTGATCACCCCGCAGAATTATTCGTCAACTTGTACATTGGCGGCGAGGCAAAAATTGACCTGGGACTCCCGCAACCGGTCAACATTCGGCAGAAAACGCGCTACCCCTGGGACGGCCGCGTTGAACTAACAATCTCCCCGCCATCGGAGGCGGAATGGACGCTTCGGTTGCGGATTCCCTCCTGGTGCCGAGAAGCCACGGTGGCGGTCAATGATGAGCCAGCAGCCCCGGTAGTCTTGAGCCAGCTCGACCGGGGTTATTATCTGGTTCGCAGGAAGTGGAAGGACGGCGATAAGATCACGCTCAATTTGGCGATGCCGGTCGAACGCATCGAGGCCCATCCTAAAGTGCTGGCCGATCGAGGACGCGTGGCGGTTCAGCGAGGACCGATCGTCTACTGCTTGGAAGCTGTGGACAACGGCTTCGATGTCCGGTCGGCAGTACTGGCCAGGGATCCGCAGTTTGAGATCGAATTTCGCCCGGACCTTCTGGGCGGAATTGTGGTGATCAAAGGCACCGCAGCGGATGGTCGCCGACTGACCTTCGTGCCCTATCACCTGTGGGATCACCGCGATCCAGGCCCCATGGTGGTGTGGGTACGGCAGGCGGGCAAACCTCGTCATCCCGACCCCAACGACCCGAGTTGGGAAGGCCGGTTGTACCGGCCGCTGGATCCAGCCAGTCTGACCGGAGACGAGACGCTGACCGCCACCGAGGCCGCTCGGCCTTCCGCTTCCCATTGCTGGAGAAATGATTCGGTGGAGGCCCTCAACGATGGGATTGAACCCAAAGATTCCAACGATCATTCAATCCCGCGGTTTACCTGGTGGGATCACCGGGGGACCCAGGAGTGGGTCCAGTATGATTGGGATAAGCCGGTAGCTGTGAAAGGCGTACGGGTGTACTGGTTTGACGATGAACCCCGTGGCGGACACTGCCGCCTGCCCGCCAGTTGGCGAATCCTCTACCGAAAGGGCGAGACTTGGGTCCCGGTGAATGTTCCAGGGTCTCTTCCGGTGGTCAAAAACGGCTGGAGTGAGGTTCAATTTGAACCGGTGGAGACGACCGGCCTGCGGCTGGAGGTCCAATTGCAGCCCACCTGGTCTGGTGGGATTCTCGAATGGCAGGTCATCGAGGCGCGGTGA
- a CDS encoding serine protease: MTGSQLFVLLRRYSSILPRVWLAIALCAMTVSPPVQVAVFVRAESAVPVAEAPKDVGQLRDLQRQVAELIEKLKPCIVAVRIGNTQGSGVIVTEDGYALTAGHVVGEPHQSCELIFADGKRVKGETLGRYQDADAGLIKITEAGPWPHAEMGVSRELPEGAWVAALGHPLGYISGRPPVARLGRVLRNRDTFIRTDCPLVGGDSGGPLVDLTGKVVGIHSRIAGPTTMNYHVPVDVFRSNWDRLAKGEVWQDVIPGRDSEEVKRVVAGVISPEVRACVVMVRCNGRDTVLGTVVGPDGWILTKASELKPPITCKLSDDRELPAEIVGIHEEHDLAMLKVDARHLPAIPWAPSVDCQPGYWMISVGFRQDVPLALGIVGAPARRIPPQPGILGVTLEDTEGGPRITRVMEQSAAAAAGIEEGDIVLEVDGTPTPKTTDVIEAIRRHRPGDTVKLKLRRGEQTLEITVTLKPLDTPSQRRREMQNRSDVGLSRRADGFPRVIQHDGVVPPQFCGGPVVDIDGRVIGINIARAGRTETYIIPADTLLGLMYDLMSGKLRPASEATPESN, translated from the coding sequence ATGACGGGATCTCAACTTTTCGTTCTCCTCCGCCGCTATTCGAGCATACTCCCACGGGTGTGGCTTGCAATCGCACTGTGTGCGATGACTGTATCTCCACCGGTGCAGGTCGCCGTTTTTGTTCGGGCTGAATCTGCCGTGCCGGTGGCCGAGGCCCCCAAAGATGTCGGCCAGTTGCGGGACCTGCAAAGGCAAGTGGCGGAATTGATTGAAAAGCTCAAACCGTGCATCGTCGCGGTTCGGATCGGCAACACCCAGGGGAGTGGGGTGATCGTGACCGAGGACGGATATGCCCTCACCGCCGGGCATGTGGTTGGCGAACCACATCAGAGCTGTGAACTCATTTTTGCTGATGGAAAGCGTGTCAAGGGAGAAACCCTTGGGCGATACCAGGATGCTGACGCGGGACTGATCAAAATTACGGAGGCCGGTCCGTGGCCCCACGCTGAAATGGGGGTGAGCAGAGAACTGCCCGAAGGAGCGTGGGTGGCAGCGCTGGGCCATCCATTGGGTTACATTTCGGGGAGGCCGCCCGTCGCCCGACTCGGCCGAGTCCTTCGCAATCGAGACACCTTTATTCGTACGGATTGTCCCCTGGTAGGTGGCGATTCGGGTGGGCCCCTGGTGGATTTAACGGGCAAGGTGGTGGGTATTCACAGCAGAATTGCCGGTCCCACCACGATGAATTATCACGTTCCGGTAGATGTCTTCCGGTCCAACTGGGACCGCCTGGCTAAGGGAGAAGTGTGGCAGGATGTCATCCCCGGGCGGGACAGCGAAGAAGTCAAACGCGTTGTGGCGGGTGTCATTTCGCCGGAGGTCCGGGCGTGTGTCGTGATGGTACGGTGCAATGGTCGTGACACAGTCTTGGGGACTGTGGTAGGCCCCGATGGGTGGATCCTCACGAAAGCCAGCGAACTGAAACCCCCCATTACCTGTAAGCTCTCCGACGATCGAGAACTCCCCGCTGAAATTGTGGGGATTCACGAAGAGCACGACCTGGCCATGCTCAAAGTAGACGCTCGCCATTTGCCCGCCATCCCGTGGGCCCCCTCCGTGGATTGCCAGCCGGGCTACTGGATGATCTCCGTTGGTTTCCGCCAGGACGTTCCACTGGCCCTCGGGATCGTGGGAGCTCCCGCGCGGCGGATTCCACCTCAACCCGGGATCCTGGGCGTCACACTGGAAGACACCGAGGGAGGCCCTCGGATCACGCGAGTGATGGAACAGTCGGCGGCTGCCGCGGCAGGAATTGAAGAAGGCGATATCGTGCTGGAAGTGGACGGCACACCCACCCCCAAAACGACGGACGTCATCGAGGCGATTCGTCGCCATCGTCCTGGCGACACCGTGAAGCTCAAACTACGACGCGGCGAGCAAACGCTGGAGATCACCGTCACCCTCAAGCCGTTGGACACGCCAAGCCAGCGGCGGCGGGAGATGCAAAACCGCTCTGACGTCGGCCTGAGCCGCCGAGCGGACGGTTTTCCCCGCGTTATCCAGCATGACGGCGTGGTCCCGCCTCAGTTCTGCGGCGGCCCTGTGGTCGATATCGACGGCCGGGTTATCGGTATCAACATCGCACGGGCGGGCCGGACGGAGACGTACATCATTCCCGCAGACACTCTTCTCGGTTTGATGTACGACTTGATGTCGGGCAAGCTGCGACCGGCGTCCGAGGCCACACCGGAAAGCAATTAG
- a CDS encoding rhamnogalacturonan lyase has product MLHPTICPTKGLLLGLLVGWFIFLGLEGFGAERQMELLDRGCVAIDRGDQTVMISWRLLANDPEDIGFHVDRQESTGVWHRLTSSPLRTTTHWIDGDRTAPFPRTYRVTAVADGRELEPPTIVKVELGQKYLVIPLQTLPGHTPNDASVGDLDGDGRYEIVVKQEMRPRDNSQRGPTGETKLEAYTLDGKFLWRINLGPNIREGAHYTPFIVYDLDGDGRAEVVCRTADGTVDGVGHVIGSPSARYRDSQGLILTGPEYLTVFEGQTGRAVTTVPYVPPRGRVQDWGDDYGNRSDRFLACVAYLDGEHPSVVMCRGYYTRTVLAAWNYRHNRLQLLWVFDSDVGPESNRAYRGQGNHNLAVADVDGDGCDEIIYGACAIDHNGQGLYSTGLGHGDALHVTDIDPDRPGLEVFEIHERPSHPYGANLRHAATGKILWGLASPDVARGLALDIDPRYRGLECWAIGQGLQGLYNCRGESIAQRAPRSCNMGVWWDGDLLRELLSGTRIEKWVPETESTVTLLDASQYGCASNNGTKANPCLCADILGDWREEILWRTRDGRALYLFTTPEPTKYRFVTLMHDPVYRLAVAWQNVGYNQPAHPGFYLGEGMEPPKRPSIRLVKGQP; this is encoded by the coding sequence ATGTTGCATCCAACAATTTGCCCGACGAAAGGTCTGCTACTGGGTCTTCTCGTGGGTTGGTTTATCTTCTTGGGCTTAGAGGGTTTCGGGGCCGAGCGCCAGATGGAACTCCTCGACCGGGGATGTGTTGCGATCGACCGCGGTGACCAGACCGTCATGATTAGCTGGCGGTTGCTGGCGAATGATCCCGAGGACATCGGATTTCATGTTGATCGGCAGGAGTCCACGGGCGTTTGGCACAGACTCACGTCCTCTCCCTTGCGAACGACGACCCATTGGATTGACGGCGACCGCACGGCGCCGTTTCCCCGAACCTATCGGGTGACGGCCGTGGCCGACGGCCGCGAGCTTGAGCCGCCAACTATTGTCAAGGTCGAATTGGGGCAAAAGTACCTGGTCATCCCGCTTCAAACTTTACCGGGCCACACTCCGAATGACGCATCCGTCGGGGACCTCGACGGCGACGGCAGATACGAAATCGTCGTGAAGCAGGAAATGCGCCCGCGGGACAATTCACAGCGTGGACCAACCGGAGAGACAAAATTAGAGGCCTATACCCTGGATGGTAAATTCCTCTGGCGAATCAATCTCGGTCCCAACATCCGCGAAGGGGCGCACTATACCCCCTTCATCGTTTATGACCTGGACGGTGACGGACGCGCGGAAGTCGTTTGCCGAACCGCGGACGGCACCGTGGATGGGGTGGGACATGTGATTGGATCCCCGAGCGCTCGGTACCGCGACAGCCAGGGGCTGATCCTCACCGGGCCGGAGTATTTGACCGTCTTTGAAGGCCAAACCGGGCGAGCCGTGACGACCGTCCCCTATGTTCCACCACGCGGTCGCGTGCAGGACTGGGGCGATGATTACGGGAATCGCTCCGACCGGTTTCTCGCTTGTGTCGCTTATCTTGACGGCGAGCATCCCAGTGTGGTCATGTGTCGGGGATACTACACGCGAACAGTCCTGGCAGCCTGGAACTATCGTCATAACCGCCTTCAACTGTTGTGGGTCTTCGACAGTGACGTGGGCCCGGAGTCCAACCGCGCTTATCGGGGTCAGGGCAATCACAATCTGGCTGTTGCGGATGTGGACGGGGACGGCTGTGACGAAATCATCTACGGTGCCTGCGCCATCGATCATAACGGCCAGGGACTTTATTCCACGGGGCTCGGGCACGGTGACGCCCTGCATGTTACGGACATTGATCCCGACAGGCCGGGTCTCGAGGTCTTCGAAATCCACGAACGCCCCTCCCACCCCTATGGTGCGAATCTGCGCCACGCTGCGACGGGCAAGATCTTGTGGGGATTGGCTTCGCCTGATGTAGCCCGCGGGCTGGCACTGGACATCGACCCGCGCTACCGTGGTTTGGAATGCTGGGCCATCGGTCAGGGACTCCAGGGATTGTACAACTGTCGTGGCGAAAGCATCGCGCAGCGCGCTCCGCGATCGTGCAACATGGGTGTGTGGTGGGATGGCGATCTGCTCCGAGAACTCCTCAGCGGCACCCGCATTGAAAAGTGGGTCCCTGAAACCGAAAGCACGGTGACGCTTCTCGACGCGTCTCAATATGGATGCGCCTCCAACAATGGGACAAAGGCCAATCCCTGTCTCTGTGCAGATATCCTTGGCGATTGGCGGGAGGAAATTCTGTGGCGAACGCGGGACGGTCGCGCTTTATATCTCTTCACAACCCCCGAACCCACCAAGTATCGGTTTGTGACGCTCATGCACGATCCTGTCTATCGGCTTGCCGTTGCCTGGCAAAACGTGGGTTACAATCAACCGGCTCATCCGGGGTTTTACCTGGGAGAGGGCATGGAGCCACCAAAACGGCCGTCAATACGGCTTGTCAAAGGCCAGCCATAA
- a CDS encoding alkaline phosphatase D family protein, giving the protein MVSFKSSCILPAAAAMVVCAAGLSAQSQEKPEHQQLSRGDLATTLAIFNLWGEQPREKQEVVRFAYEFLQQRPRGTVAELVDQPEFQRLCREAGLTHLGGPMLGCVARDGVRVWLRTLGPAEVVVEMEVDGQLRRFGPVAATRETEFTAVVPVTGLPPGRVLPYRVLINGKPAKIPETAVIRTLSEDAKRLRIAFGSCMHRWGLGNPQLSAQIRSREPAALLLIGDTAAQDRDNHLGLHRVDYLVRDLTPAWQQLVAEVPVYVTWDDHDYFNNDKWGVPKGFSDADRQGVWEVFRQCWNNPAYGLGRGGVFLSTRIGPCDIIMTDNRFFREKGNFLGKEQMAWLKEQLHAAKGPFVILSCGTMWSDYVSNGKDSWGVFDPEGREEIFRFVEENRIGGVLLISGDRHGARGFTIPRPNGFQFYEFEGASLGGRSGPPARQPNWSTQLYGISGVYAFSEFDFDATKADPEVTFRLFSETGKLLYELTLPRSQLTPPAR; this is encoded by the coding sequence ATGGTGAGTTTCAAGTCGTCTTGCATATTACCGGCAGCGGCTGCCATGGTCGTTTGCGCCGCTGGTTTGTCAGCACAGTCACAGGAAAAGCCGGAACATCAGCAACTGAGTCGTGGTGACCTCGCGACGACCCTCGCGATCTTCAACCTGTGGGGCGAGCAGCCTCGCGAAAAACAGGAGGTGGTCAGGTTCGCTTATGAATTCCTCCAGCAACGTCCGCGGGGCACGGTGGCCGAGCTTGTGGACCAGCCGGAGTTTCAACGTCTTTGCCGCGAGGCGGGCTTGACCCATCTCGGTGGCCCCATGTTGGGTTGCGTGGCTCGCGATGGCGTCCGGGTATGGCTCCGCACTCTGGGGCCCGCTGAGGTCGTTGTGGAAATGGAAGTGGACGGCCAGCTTCGACGGTTCGGGCCGGTGGCAGCGACGCGGGAAACGGAATTCACTGCGGTGGTGCCAGTGACGGGCTTGCCACCAGGGCGGGTTCTGCCCTACCGCGTGCTCATTAATGGCAAACCCGCAAAAATTCCCGAAACAGCGGTCATCCGAACCCTTTCGGAGGATGCCAAACGCCTGCGGATTGCCTTCGGTAGTTGCATGCACCGGTGGGGGCTGGGCAATCCCCAGTTGAGTGCCCAAATTCGGAGTCGAGAGCCGGCGGCCCTCCTGCTGATTGGTGATACGGCGGCTCAGGATCGGGATAATCACCTTGGTCTGCATCGGGTGGATTACCTGGTTCGTGATCTGACGCCAGCGTGGCAGCAGTTGGTTGCGGAGGTCCCGGTTTACGTGACCTGGGATGATCACGACTACTTCAACAACGATAAATGGGGCGTGCCGAAAGGCTTTTCCGACGCGGATCGGCAGGGCGTTTGGGAGGTGTTCCGTCAGTGCTGGAACAATCCCGCCTATGGCCTGGGCCGGGGAGGGGTCTTCCTGAGCACGCGGATTGGGCCGTGCGACATCATCATGACCGATAACCGCTTCTTTCGAGAAAAGGGCAATTTTCTTGGGAAGGAGCAGATGGCCTGGCTTAAAGAACAGTTGCATGCCGCCAAAGGCCCGTTCGTAATTCTCTCCTGCGGAACGATGTGGAGCGATTATGTCTCAAATGGAAAGGATTCCTGGGGAGTTTTTGATCCAGAAGGACGGGAAGAGATTTTCCGCTTTGTCGAAGAGAATCGCATCGGTGGCGTTCTCTTGATTTCCGGCGATCGACACGGAGCACGCGGATTCACGATCCCGCGACCCAACGGGTTCCAATTTTACGAATTTGAAGGTGCCAGCCTGGGGGGCCGAAGTGGCCCACCTGCCCGTCAGCCAAATTGGTCGACGCAGCTATACGGAATTTCAGGGGTATACGCGTTCAGCGAGTTCGATTTCGATGCCACCAAGGCTGATCCGGAAGTGACGTTCCGTTTGTTCAGCGAAACGGGAAAGCTTCTTTACGAACTGACCCTGCCCCGTAGCCAACTGACACCACCGGCCAGGTAA
- a CDS encoding MarC family protein, with protein MFNEIADFLYRFALCFVPLFAAVDAVGLLPLFLSLTEGLTPTVKQRVLWQMVLTASSVVIVFVVVGQVVLQFLGITIADFMVAGGTMLFIVAMNDLFATDKGRPHLDAESLGAVPLGVPLTVGPAVLTTVLLLANQYGKLPALSAALANVVLAAALFSVAARIERFLGRDGVRTMSKIASLLMASIAVMMIRKGILGILHDAHVL; from the coding sequence ATGTTCAATGAGATTGCCGACTTTCTTTATCGATTCGCCCTCTGTTTTGTCCCCCTGTTTGCCGCTGTGGACGCGGTGGGGTTGCTCCCCCTGTTTCTGAGTTTGACAGAGGGTTTAACGCCCACCGTCAAACAGCGCGTGCTGTGGCAGATGGTTCTCACGGCAAGCTCTGTCGTGATTGTGTTTGTCGTGGTAGGACAAGTTGTTCTCCAATTCCTGGGCATTACCATAGCCGATTTCATGGTGGCGGGCGGGACCATGCTTTTCATCGTGGCCATGAACGACCTTTTCGCCACAGATAAAGGGCGACCCCATCTGGATGCAGAATCCCTGGGGGCTGTTCCGCTGGGGGTTCCTCTCACGGTGGGACCGGCTGTACTGACGACCGTACTTCTGCTCGCCAACCAGTATGGGAAGCTACCGGCCCTCTCTGCCGCGCTGGCTAATGTGGTTTTGGCTGCGGCGCTGTTCTCGGTGGCCGCCAGGATTGAGAGATTTCTCGGTCGGGACGGCGTGCGAACAATGTCAAAAATCGCTTCCCTGCTGATGGCCTCGATTGCCGTGATGATGATCCGTAAGGGAATCCTCGGAATTTTGCACGACGCGCACGTTCTTTAG
- a CDS encoding SLC5 family protein produces the protein MIRMSWRQFLSNLCMPQAGQRSTQTAAALLAVGTSVFFGPHALAAEPGGTISQFSRVTLSWLDLTIIFGYLIGIILLGCLAGLRRQGVRGTDYFLASRSLPWPMIGMALFATNISTIHLVSFAQNGFTSGLTYGNYEWMAAFTLIILSLFFAPFYLRANVATLPDFLERRYNRACRDYLAILSIFSAVVVHIGFSLLTGAIVLEGTILPAFVNGNPEQYRFWTVLGMCGATAIYTIVGGLLAVVWTETIQTIVLLTGAACITWIGMNMIGGWHGLKEAVHPVNLSILRSSADPTGVTWYAVFLGYPVLGVWYWCTDQTIVQRVLGARDENHARIGPLFAGFLKILPVFLFVLPGVICLGLVNTGKLPPLPTTIDGSPDTQKTYTHMINLLLAPGYRGIVIAALLAALMSTVSGALNSIATLFSYDIYKRWRGEVSDRHLVWVGRIATFVAMCIAVAWTMALGRRDTTIFQAMVDVFPVVAPPTAVVFLWGVFWRRTSAWAAFIILVGGSLLGVGVFILTWMGILKINSLFMAFILFCIESVLIVILSLLLPHKHTPESLALVWEKPWHALRGENAWRGLLDYRVFAALLFATMVGLYWAFTSPHAYYPIRGQLEVDGQPAVGLEIFLDAEDDHLDERLITDQNGIFTYGSTLRAGGAPDKTALRVVVVRPVWDYLVEVVQKTNGDQPEEKSTILAAIPHGTHVEEKEEGGQRKFTWRDAQGEHRVVVPVSAHVELRRAPDITQDSIWAEGAHLSVVASPHERLQRLSLRTQRAAALLPPGKAAG, from the coding sequence ATGATTCGGATGAGTTGGCGCCAATTCCTATCGAACCTGTGCATGCCGCAGGCCGGCCAACGTAGCACACAAACCGCTGCTGCCCTCCTGGCTGTCGGTACGAGCGTGTTTTTCGGTCCCCACGCTCTTGCGGCAGAGCCTGGCGGAACGATCAGTCAGTTTAGCCGCGTTACCCTTTCCTGGTTGGATTTGACGATCATTTTTGGATACCTGATTGGCATCATTTTGCTGGGGTGTCTGGCTGGATTGAGACGCCAGGGCGTGCGAGGAACAGATTATTTTCTGGCAAGCAGGTCACTCCCCTGGCCGATGATTGGGATGGCCCTCTTCGCGACGAATATCTCCACGATCCACCTGGTCAGTTTTGCTCAAAATGGTTTTACATCCGGCCTGACTTACGGCAATTATGAGTGGATGGCCGCTTTCACCTTGATCATTCTTTCCCTTTTCTTTGCTCCGTTTTACTTACGGGCCAATGTCGCAACGCTGCCTGATTTTTTGGAACGTCGCTACAACCGGGCGTGCCGCGATTATCTTGCGATCCTTTCCATATTCTCCGCCGTCGTGGTCCACATTGGTTTCTCGCTTCTTACGGGCGCGATCGTGCTCGAAGGAACGATCCTTCCCGCCTTTGTTAACGGGAATCCCGAACAATATCGGTTCTGGACCGTCTTGGGAATGTGCGGCGCGACGGCGATTTACACCATTGTCGGCGGTTTGCTGGCTGTGGTTTGGACGGAAACCATTCAGACAATAGTGCTCTTGACTGGTGCGGCGTGCATCACCTGGATTGGTATGAATATGATCGGTGGATGGCACGGTCTGAAAGAAGCGGTGCACCCCGTCAATCTGAGCATTCTCCGCTCCAGCGCTGATCCCACGGGCGTCACATGGTACGCTGTCTTCCTGGGCTATCCGGTGCTGGGGGTATGGTACTGGTGCACGGACCAGACGATCGTGCAGCGCGTTTTGGGCGCCCGCGATGAAAACCATGCCCGTATCGGGCCTCTATTTGCCGGCTTCCTCAAGATTTTGCCGGTGTTTTTGTTCGTGCTGCCGGGCGTGATTTGTCTGGGACTTGTTAACACGGGCAAGTTACCCCCGCTGCCAACCACCATCGACGGATCACCCGATACGCAAAAAACATACACCCACATGATCAATCTCCTGCTGGCCCCCGGCTATCGCGGAATCGTCATCGCTGCCCTCCTGGCAGCGTTGATGAGCACGGTGTCGGGTGCTCTCAATTCCATTGCCACGCTTTTCAGCTACGACATCTACAAACGCTGGCGGGGAGAAGTATCGGACCGGCATTTGGTATGGGTCGGGCGAATCGCCACCTTTGTCGCCATGTGCATTGCCGTGGCGTGGACCATGGCCCTTGGTCGGCGGGACACGACGATCTTTCAAGCGATGGTCGACGTATTCCCGGTCGTGGCACCACCCACCGCGGTGGTCTTTCTCTGGGGGGTTTTTTGGCGAAGGACGTCGGCCTGGGCCGCTTTTATCATCCTGGTGGGAGGTTCACTCCTGGGGGTTGGTGTGTTCATTCTCACCTGGATGGGAATTCTCAAAATCAACAGTTTGTTTATGGCGTTCATTTTGTTCTGCATCGAATCTGTTCTCATTGTCATTCTGTCCCTTTTACTTCCTCACAAGCACACGCCGGAAAGTCTGGCCCTCGTGTGGGAAAAACCCTGGCATGCCCTGCGAGGTGAGAATGCCTGGCGAGGTCTTCTCGATTACCGGGTTTTTGCGGCTCTATTATTCGCGACCATGGTCGGACTCTACTGGGCATTCACGAGCCCGCACGCATATTATCCCATCCGCGGTCAGCTTGAAGTGGATGGGCAACCGGCCGTGGGACTGGAAATCTTCCTCGATGCCGAGGACGATCATCTCGATGAAAGGCTGATCACGGACCAAAACGGTATTTTCACCTACGGCAGCACCCTGCGCGCGGGCGGTGCCCCGGATAAGACGGCGTTGCGGGTGGTCGTTGTTCGACCCGTGTGGGATTATCTCGTTGAGGTGGTTCAGAAAACCAACGGTGACCAGCCCGAGGAGAAAAGTACTATCCTGGCCGCAATTCCGCACGGCACGCACGTGGAAGAAAAAGAAGAGGGCGGGCAGCGGAAATTCACATGGCGCGACGCCCAGGGCGAACATCGCGTCGTGGTTCCGGTCAGTGCCCATGTCGAATTGCGGCGGGCACCCGACATCACCCAGGATTCTATTTGGGCGGAGGGAGCACATCTTTCCGTCGTGGCATCCCCACACGAAAGGTTACAACGGCTGAGCCTGCGAACCCAGCGTGCCGCCGCACTTCTGCCACCTGGCAAGGCGGCCGGTTGA